Proteins from a single region of Polyangium spumosum:
- a CDS encoding tetratricopeptide repeat protein has translation MSMVKVECDSCTSPYQVEERRIPAAGLKMRCSKCGNSILVKKPTDVAEEIDLPSPVAPRAKAGTEPLMPRPSPGKAPTAPLAPKPPVLPAVKPKPPAPAPKPAPKPEEATELDLWGADEDPGFGEIDLPSPAKPTVKQRAVSAPPADEEEIADLPVPAKPTVRQMPAAVHEFPLDDDEEEDAALAAIEMSSPSKPTVRQMTTPVTASLEVDLPSPSPTRAAPAKAAPPKRDDKPTAPARPAAKGFGEIDLPSPARPAAPKPPPQRPQEKPTAPARPAAKSEPDADLPAPARPTRKSAPEIDLPAPARPAPPAAKGFGEIDLPAPARPAPAAAKGFGEIDLPAPARPGPARRSSAALPAALREKPVSSFDLPAVAADAALDMGAFGEIDLPAPDLGGFGEIDLPAPEASFGDIELSLPPPAAAAPRAETSGKATSISSSVTAIAPPMSAVAAFDAGDFGELDLPLASDPPPAPLAAPPASPPRAAPPVTAGFELDDAAFDAAFADPPPPKAAAVAAPVITPMPASTRAAAPVSKPGEEFSLGEPDMDLSTGAPISVGAETQRAEPLVVEAPPAPPPESDGIGDEVDLAPGSSASLDALARRDKAPKSLARPDSEPRRRGRGRVYAIGAAVLFAIGGGALALLPDIGPFGAHAVSDLLNASAHADALAALERTTQATLDEDTAAAAARAIEAAKAAQLARPRHRATAAYAAYVAFARSIRHGRRGDDETLGKQLLGQTEEPSRERTLAVAAQHALAGRLEPARRLTKDALDASPNDIDAAVLLGEIELASNATADALVAWKRAVSIRSGARSLFGLARAELRKGDLAAAEKAARAALEASPKHAAARALLAAILGRDKAKEAEALELLGKVTAEGDVRASGSERELVDAYVETGLIHLARSRITAAEQAFAAALAIDPRDVDALVGHGELFYRSSRYSQALLRFEEAMRADETSVAARAGATKTLVALERPKDAKVLAEKLRKDKPDLAVGAYWLALTEAALGNRQGAEALLNEAIKLGGAQHELVVASYVGLAEILAAVGRGDEAQAKLTEASAKFPGFAALHRAKAEVHVEAGRYPEARAEFEAALAKEDDLATRFRLGVTLRRMRAFDESAKVFDQVAAVDKEYPGLSLERGLLYEETGESERALEMYAAALAKAPSDIDLKMRVGSAQVMAGHAAQAEPILREVLKERAGSSDANHFLGRALLMKGGSSAVGEAIRFLERATEIDGNRAEYFLYVGWAANTLGQFPKAEMALKRALELDRELADAYWQRGVLLHKQGRTLDALADLEIALQKRPSRHEAHATMALCYQELGRWPEAQAAWQKAIAGNGSVAEWHYRLGKIFESNGNKLAATPELDKAVELLAQKGGAVESWHADVYFLHGEAMRATGQKDKAVKSYLRFKEVAPMEHAYRPDVDRALISLGQAP, from the coding sequence ATGAGCATGGTCAAGGTCGAGTGCGACTCCTGTACGTCCCCGTACCAGGTGGAGGAACGGCGGATCCCGGCGGCGGGGCTCAAGATGCGTTGCTCGAAGTGCGGCAACAGCATCCTCGTGAAGAAGCCCACGGACGTCGCCGAGGAGATCGATCTCCCGTCGCCGGTGGCGCCGCGCGCGAAGGCCGGCACCGAGCCGCTGATGCCGCGCCCCTCGCCGGGCAAGGCGCCGACCGCTCCGCTCGCGCCGAAGCCCCCCGTGCTTCCCGCCGTCAAGCCGAAGCCGCCCGCGCCTGCGCCGAAGCCCGCGCCGAAGCCCGAGGAGGCCACGGAGCTCGATCTCTGGGGCGCCGACGAAGACCCCGGCTTCGGCGAGATCGATCTGCCCTCGCCCGCGAAGCCGACCGTGAAGCAACGGGCCGTCTCCGCGCCCCCCGCCGACGAGGAAGAAATCGCGGACCTGCCCGTGCCCGCGAAGCCAACCGTTCGGCAGATGCCCGCGGCCGTCCACGAGTTCCCCCTCGACGACGACGAGGAGGAGGACGCGGCGCTCGCGGCGATCGAGATGTCGTCGCCGAGCAAGCCGACGGTCCGGCAGATGACGACCCCCGTGACGGCGTCCCTCGAAGTGGACTTGCCGTCCCCCTCGCCGACACGCGCGGCCCCGGCGAAGGCCGCGCCGCCGAAGCGCGACGACAAGCCGACCGCGCCCGCGCGCCCCGCGGCGAAGGGCTTCGGCGAGATCGACCTGCCCTCGCCCGCGCGCCCGGCCGCGCCGAAGCCGCCGCCGCAGAGGCCCCAGGAGAAGCCGACCGCGCCCGCGCGCCCCGCGGCGAAGAGCGAGCCGGACGCCGACCTGCCCGCGCCCGCGCGCCCCACGAGGAAAAGCGCGCCCGAGATCGACCTGCCCGCGCCTGCGCGTCCCGCGCCGCCGGCCGCCAAAGGCTTCGGCGAGATCGATCTACCCGCGCCCGCGCGCCCCGCCCCGGCCGCCGCAAAAGGCTTCGGCGAGATCGACCTTCCCGCGCCCGCCCGGCCCGGCCCGGCGCGTCGGTCCTCGGCCGCGCTGCCGGCCGCGTTGCGCGAAAAACCCGTCAGCAGCTTCGATCTGCCTGCCGTCGCCGCCGACGCCGCGCTCGACATGGGCGCGTTCGGCGAGATCGACCTGCCCGCGCCGGACCTCGGCGGCTTCGGCGAGATCGACCTGCCCGCGCCCGAAGCCTCGTTCGGTGACATCGAGCTCTCCCTGCCGCCGCCCGCGGCCGCCGCGCCCCGCGCCGAGACGTCTGGCAAGGCCACGTCCATCTCCTCGTCCGTCACCGCCATCGCGCCGCCCATGTCCGCCGTCGCGGCCTTCGACGCGGGTGACTTCGGCGAGCTCGACCTTCCCCTCGCGAGTGATCCTCCGCCCGCGCCTCTCGCGGCTCCGCCCGCTTCGCCGCCACGCGCCGCGCCTCCCGTGACCGCCGGCTTCGAGCTCGACGACGCCGCCTTCGACGCCGCGTTCGCCGATCCGCCGCCCCCCAAGGCCGCCGCCGTCGCTGCCCCCGTCATCACGCCGATGCCGGCGAGCACGCGCGCCGCGGCCCCCGTCTCCAAGCCGGGCGAGGAGTTTTCCCTCGGCGAGCCCGACATGGACCTCTCCACCGGCGCGCCCATCAGCGTCGGCGCCGAGACCCAGCGCGCCGAGCCCCTCGTCGTCGAGGCGCCTCCTGCTCCGCCGCCCGAGAGCGACGGCATCGGCGACGAGGTCGACCTCGCGCCGGGCTCCTCGGCCAGCCTCGACGCGCTCGCCAGGCGCGACAAGGCTCCGAAGAGCCTCGCGAGGCCCGACAGCGAGCCCCGTCGCCGCGGCCGTGGGCGTGTCTACGCGATCGGCGCGGCCGTCCTCTTCGCGATCGGCGGCGGCGCCCTCGCGCTCTTGCCCGACATCGGCCCCTTCGGCGCGCACGCCGTGAGTGATCTCCTGAACGCCTCCGCGCACGCCGACGCGCTCGCCGCCCTCGAACGAACCACACAAGCGACCCTCGACGAGGACACCGCCGCTGCCGCCGCGCGCGCCATCGAAGCTGCCAAGGCCGCGCAGCTCGCGCGCCCGCGCCACCGCGCGACGGCCGCCTACGCCGCGTACGTCGCCTTCGCGCGCAGCATCCGCCACGGCCGGCGCGGCGACGACGAGACCCTCGGCAAGCAGCTCCTCGGCCAGACCGAAGAGCCGAGCCGCGAGCGCACCCTCGCCGTCGCCGCGCAACACGCGCTCGCCGGCCGCCTCGAGCCGGCCCGCCGCCTCACCAAGGATGCGCTCGACGCTTCCCCGAACGACATCGACGCGGCCGTGCTGCTCGGCGAGATCGAGCTCGCCTCGAACGCCACGGCCGACGCGCTCGTCGCCTGGAAACGCGCTGTCTCGATCCGCAGCGGCGCCCGCTCGCTCTTTGGCCTCGCCCGCGCCGAGCTCCGGAAGGGTGACCTCGCGGCGGCCGAGAAGGCCGCGCGCGCCGCGCTCGAGGCCTCGCCCAAGCACGCCGCCGCGCGCGCCTTGCTCGCCGCGATCCTCGGCCGCGACAAGGCAAAAGAGGCCGAGGCCCTCGAGCTGCTCGGCAAGGTCACGGCCGAGGGCGACGTCCGCGCCTCCGGCAGCGAGCGCGAGCTCGTCGACGCCTACGTCGAGACCGGCCTCATCCACCTCGCGCGTTCGCGCATCACCGCCGCCGAGCAGGCCTTCGCCGCTGCCCTCGCGATCGACCCGCGCGACGTCGACGCGCTCGTCGGCCACGGCGAGCTCTTCTACCGGTCGAGCCGCTACTCGCAGGCGCTCCTCCGCTTCGAGGAGGCCATGCGCGCCGACGAGACCAGCGTCGCGGCGCGCGCCGGCGCGACGAAGACCCTGGTCGCGCTCGAGCGCCCCAAGGACGCGAAGGTCCTCGCCGAGAAGCTCCGCAAGGACAAGCCCGACCTGGCCGTGGGCGCCTATTGGCTCGCCCTCACCGAGGCCGCGCTCGGCAACAGGCAGGGCGCCGAGGCCCTCCTCAACGAGGCCATCAAGCTCGGCGGCGCGCAGCACGAGCTCGTCGTCGCGTCTTACGTCGGGCTCGCGGAGATCCTCGCCGCCGTCGGCCGCGGCGACGAGGCGCAGGCCAAGCTCACCGAGGCGAGCGCCAAGTTCCCTGGCTTCGCCGCGCTCCACCGCGCCAAGGCCGAGGTCCACGTGGAGGCGGGCCGCTACCCCGAGGCGCGCGCCGAGTTCGAGGCGGCGCTCGCCAAGGAGGACGACCTCGCCACGCGCTTCCGCCTCGGCGTCACGCTCCGCCGCATGCGCGCCTTCGACGAATCGGCGAAGGTCTTCGACCAGGTCGCGGCCGTCGACAAGGAGTACCCGGGCCTCTCGCTCGAGCGCGGCCTCCTGTACGAGGAGACGGGCGAGAGCGAGCGCGCGCTCGAGATGTACGCGGCGGCGCTGGCGAAGGCGCCTTCGGACATCGACCTCAAGATGCGCGTCGGCTCGGCGCAGGTGATGGCGGGCCACGCGGCGCAGGCCGAGCCCATCTTGCGCGAGGTCCTGAAGGAGCGCGCCGGCTCCTCGGACGCGAACCATTTCCTCGGCCGCGCCCTGCTCATGAAGGGCGGCTCTTCGGCCGTGGGCGAGGCGATCCGGTTCCTCGAGCGCGCGACGGAGATCGACGGCAATCGCGCCGAGTATTTCCTTTACGTCGGCTGGGCGGCGAACACGCTCGGCCAGTTCCCGAAGGCCGAGATGGCCTTGAAGCGCGCGCTCGAGCTCGACCGCGAGCTCGCGGACGCCTACTGGCAACGCGGCGTCCTCCTCCACAAGCAGGGCCGCACCCTCGACGCATTGGCGGACCTGGAGATTGCCTTGCAAAAGCGCCCCTCCCGGCACGAGGCGCACGCCACGATGGCGCTTTGTTATCAGGAGCTCGGCCGCTGGCCGGAGGCGCAAGCGGCGTGGCAAAAGGCGATCGCGGGTAATGGCTCGGTGGCCGAGTGGCATTACCGGCTGGGGAAGATCTTCGAATCGAACGGCAACAAGCTCGCCGCGACGCCGGAGCTCGACAAGGCCGTGGAGCTGCTCGCGCAGAAGGGCGGGGCCGTGGAGAGCTGGCACGCGGACGTGTACTTCCTCCACGGCGAGGCGATGCGCGCGACGGGGCAAAAGGACAAGGCCGTGAAGAGCTACCTCCGATTCAAGGAGGTGGCCCCGATGGAGCATGCGTACCGGCCGGATGTGGACCGGGCGTTGATATCGCTGGGGCAGGCGCCGTAG
- a CDS encoding helix-turn-helix domain-containing protein, which translates to MCTSDVGEAREVFSHVYAEATLEPKRDQTFGCALGFVSFGATRVVMGDWAGGGQASLPDSGEHYILCLSDEGESAGDHAGEPFHVAPGRRGALFSPGRSCFIDVTAAFHGRTLVIDRGALDAHFAALTGAALRGPICFDVALDLEDGPGSTVHEVAQLFRRQIEQPWASPMVLGALRGALFTSLLVHTRHNHSAILDAPQPRVAPDCVRRAEEFMAAHAAEPITLADIVAAAGAPERSLRAAFVACRGMPPMDFLRRRRFELARRHLAEPSASTSVASVMAALGLGHPGRFSVEYKRRFGESPSATLSAGRAAAGLPRLQPRRRP; encoded by the coding sequence GTGTGCACCAGCGACGTCGGCGAGGCCCGGGAGGTCTTCAGCCACGTTTATGCAGAGGCGACCCTCGAGCCCAAGCGCGACCAAACTTTCGGCTGTGCGCTGGGCTTCGTCTCCTTCGGCGCGACCCGTGTCGTGATGGGCGACTGGGCCGGCGGAGGGCAGGCCTCCCTGCCGGACAGCGGGGAGCACTACATCCTGTGTCTCTCGGACGAAGGAGAGAGCGCCGGTGACCACGCGGGCGAGCCCTTCCACGTCGCGCCGGGCCGGCGGGGTGCGCTGTTTTCACCAGGGCGGTCCTGCTTCATCGATGTCACCGCGGCGTTTCACGGGCGGACCCTGGTGATCGATCGCGGAGCGCTCGACGCCCACTTCGCCGCGCTCACGGGCGCTGCGCTGCGCGGCCCGATCTGCTTCGATGTGGCGCTCGACCTCGAGGACGGACCGGGGAGCACGGTACACGAGGTCGCGCAGCTCTTTCGCCGCCAGATCGAGCAGCCATGGGCCTCGCCGATGGTGCTCGGCGCGCTGCGTGGCGCGCTCTTCACGAGCCTCCTCGTACACACCCGGCACAACCATTCGGCGATCCTCGATGCGCCGCAGCCGCGCGTGGCCCCGGATTGCGTCCGCAGGGCGGAGGAATTCATGGCCGCGCACGCCGCGGAGCCCATCACCCTGGCCGACATCGTCGCCGCGGCAGGCGCGCCGGAGCGGTCCCTCCGGGCAGCCTTCGTGGCGTGCCGGGGAATGCCCCCGATGGATTTCCTGCGTCGGCGCCGGTTCGAGCTCGCGCGCCGCCACCTGGCCGAGCCCTCGGCCAGTACATCGGTCGCGAGCGTCATGGCCGCGCTCGGGCTCGGTCATCCAGGGCGATTCAGCGTCGAATACAAGCGCCGGTTCGGCGAGAGCCCCTCCGCGACGTTGTCCGCGGGGCGCGCGGCCGCGGGCCTGCCGCGCCTGCAGCCGCGACGCCGGCCGTGA
- a CDS encoding FG-GAP repeat domain-containing protein, translating to MTPLLLALLAGGSLGCETGEGGGSGGQGGQGGQGGQGGQGGQGGGTCTPEDDGNPCTEDVCEDGVPTHAPTAAGTTLPDQVSGDCQQAVCDGNGTVTQQNDDADLPPDDADPCKVPACSAGQPAMADAPDGTTCGEGDACTPTYTCQAGMCHGDSLVCGANEGCDAGACVCLVGPYKPVGTTVAMAPENGDTEVADLDGDGKLDLITVESKFDGAGNVSVRLGLGDGTFGPLVQYAVAMSHGVTAADVNGDGKPDVALVGAQSNNVHVLLNQGDGTLAAAVGYPTNGFPYYIAAADVNDDGAVDLAVAYLSDSNVSVFLNQGAGTFAAKADYLIAGFGGSDGLRAGDLDGDGKPDLVYLRDDAAHVLLNQGDGTFGAATSYPVGFGIRAVDIADLNADGSLDLAAAYFNGGAANGMGVLLNQGNGTFAAAVDHAVTFGATGIAAGDIDGDGDPDLTVASPSNTTLSVFLNAGDASFGAPTTYAMANGAYGMTAGDLNADGRSDFLIGGIGAVQVFLSTCAP from the coding sequence ATGACACCCCTATTGCTCGCTCTGCTGGCGGGCGGCTCGCTCGGCTGCGAGACCGGCGAAGGAGGCGGGAGCGGCGGCCAAGGCGGCCAAGGTGGCCAAGGCGGCCAAGGCGGCCAAGGCGGCCAAGGTGGCGGCACGTGCACCCCCGAGGACGACGGCAATCCCTGCACGGAGGACGTCTGCGAGGACGGCGTGCCCACGCATGCGCCCACGGCCGCGGGGACCACCTTGCCCGATCAGGTGAGCGGTGATTGCCAGCAGGCCGTGTGCGACGGCAATGGCACCGTGACCCAGCAAAATGACGACGCCGACCTGCCGCCGGACGACGCGGACCCCTGCAAGGTGCCCGCGTGCAGCGCCGGTCAGCCCGCCATGGCCGACGCGCCGGACGGTACCACCTGCGGGGAGGGCGACGCGTGCACGCCGACGTATACCTGCCAGGCCGGCATGTGCCACGGGGACTCGCTCGTCTGCGGCGCGAACGAGGGCTGCGACGCGGGCGCGTGCGTCTGCTTGGTCGGCCCTTACAAGCCCGTCGGCACGACCGTCGCCATGGCGCCCGAGAACGGGGATACCGAGGTCGCGGATCTGGATGGAGACGGCAAGCTCGATTTGATCACCGTCGAGAGCAAGTTCGACGGCGCCGGCAATGTCAGCGTGCGCCTCGGCCTGGGCGACGGCACGTTTGGCCCGCTGGTTCAATACGCCGTCGCGATGAGCCACGGCGTCACCGCGGCGGACGTGAACGGCGACGGCAAGCCGGACGTCGCGCTCGTCGGCGCCCAGAGCAACAACGTGCACGTGCTGCTGAACCAGGGCGATGGCACCCTCGCCGCTGCCGTGGGTTACCCGACGAACGGGTTCCCGTATTACATCGCGGCCGCGGACGTGAACGACGACGGCGCGGTCGACCTCGCCGTCGCGTACCTCTCCGACAGCAACGTGAGCGTGTTCCTCAACCAGGGCGCCGGCACGTTCGCGGCCAAGGCCGACTACCTGATCGCGGGCTTTGGCGGCTCCGACGGTCTCAGGGCCGGGGACCTCGACGGCGACGGCAAACCCGACCTCGTGTACTTGCGCGACGACGCGGCCCACGTCCTCCTCAACCAGGGCGACGGCACGTTCGGCGCCGCGACGTCCTACCCCGTGGGCTTTGGCATTCGCGCCGTGGACATCGCCGATCTGAACGCCGACGGGAGCCTCGATCTCGCGGCGGCCTACTTCAACGGAGGTGCCGCCAACGGCATGGGCGTGCTCCTCAACCAGGGCAACGGCACGTTCGCCGCCGCGGTCGACCATGCCGTCACCTTTGGCGCCACCGGCATCGCGGCCGGTGACATCGACGGCGACGGCGACCCGGACCTCACCGTCGCTAGCCCGAGCAACACCACCTTGTCGGTGTTCCTCAACGCGGGGGACGCGAGCTTCGGCGCGCCGACCACGTACGCCATGGCAAACGGCGCCTACGGCATGACGGCGGGCGATCTGAACGCGGACGGCCGGTCGGACTTCCTCATCGGGGGCATCGGCGCCGTGCAGGTGTTCCTCTCGACCTGCGCGCCCTGA
- the tssK gene encoding type VI secretion system baseplate subunit TssK, protein MRADDIPLAIQWHDGMLLSPQHFQEADRRAERLLAYHLGQASPYHHGIVTLKLAEGTLASGLLRVQHVEAIMPDGTLVHHVAGKHDLSVDLRPHAALVHHAPATVYLAVPRAQMAVSASAADLARHRSAEGAAVVDEHTGEDPLEIPRIAPSCRLLVAAEPPPRLVCLPIAQVRLEGEAFVATDYIPPTLGVAQGSPLDEMCQRLTGRLREKAMRLAEKSNFLSRTTDRELIGEIRRQIQCLVAALPPFEAVLYSERPHPFSLFVALTGLVGQISSLARTPVPPLLPRYRHDDLRATFETARDHIFRMVDEGIIESFTAYPFDLKEGKYNVLFQREFRTRALVVAVRVQRGVREDQLLNWMNGALIGAPARLRTMQESRILGAGRKRVERCGDLVATPGTLLFELEEQSVYLDPGEPLTLCNTADPTGQSGPSEAVLYVKSG, encoded by the coding sequence ATGCGCGCCGACGACATTCCGCTCGCGATTCAATGGCACGACGGGATGCTCCTGTCGCCGCAGCACTTCCAGGAGGCCGATCGCAGGGCCGAGCGCCTCCTCGCTTATCACCTCGGCCAGGCGAGCCCCTACCACCACGGCATCGTCACCCTCAAGCTCGCCGAGGGCACCCTCGCGAGTGGCCTGCTCCGCGTCCAGCACGTCGAGGCCATCATGCCCGACGGCACCCTCGTCCATCACGTCGCCGGCAAGCACGACCTCTCCGTCGACCTGCGCCCCCACGCCGCGCTCGTCCATCACGCGCCCGCCACCGTCTACCTCGCCGTCCCGCGCGCGCAGATGGCCGTCTCCGCCTCCGCCGCCGACCTCGCGCGCCACCGCTCCGCCGAGGGCGCCGCCGTCGTCGACGAGCACACCGGCGAGGACCCGCTCGAGATCCCCCGCATCGCCCCGAGCTGCCGCCTGCTCGTCGCCGCCGAGCCGCCCCCGCGCCTCGTCTGCTTGCCCATCGCCCAGGTCCGCCTCGAAGGCGAGGCCTTCGTCGCCACCGACTACATCCCGCCCACGCTCGGCGTCGCCCAGGGCTCGCCGCTCGACGAGATGTGCCAGCGCCTCACCGGCCGCCTGCGCGAGAAGGCCATGCGCCTCGCCGAGAAGTCGAACTTCCTCTCCCGCACCACCGATCGCGAGCTCATCGGCGAGATCCGGCGCCAGATCCAGTGCCTCGTCGCCGCGCTCCCGCCCTTCGAGGCCGTCCTCTATTCCGAGCGCCCGCACCCCTTCAGCCTCTTCGTCGCGCTCACCGGCCTCGTCGGGCAGATCTCCTCCCTCGCGCGTACACCCGTCCCGCCGCTCCTGCCCCGCTACCGGCACGACGACCTGCGCGCGACCTTCGAGACCGCCCGCGATCACATCTTCCGCATGGTCGACGAGGGCATCATCGAGTCCTTCACCGCGTACCCCTTCGACCTCAAGGAGGGGAAGTACAACGTCCTCTTCCAGCGCGAGTTCCGCACGCGCGCCCTCGTCGTCGCCGTCCGTGTCCAGCGCGGCGTGCGCGAGGATCAGCTCCTCAACTGGATGAACGGCGCGCTCATCGGCGCCCCGGCCCGCCTGCGTACCATGCAGGAGAGCCGCATCCTCGGCGCGGGTCGCAAGCGCGTCGAGCGCTGCGGCGACCTCGTCGCCACGCCCGGGACCTTGCTCTTCGAGCTCGAAGAGCAGAGCGTCTACCTCGACCCGGGCGAGCCGCTCACCTTGTGCAACACGGCCGATCCGACGGGGCAGAGCGGCCCCTCCGAGGCGGTCCTCTACGTGAAGAGCGGGTAA
- a CDS encoding DotU family type IV/VI secretion system protein: MASPGRPALSSKHATHRDQRVLVDAFCNFHADVVTQKRLVVASGGALPHDAIQQRLLDAFEQQASKIQGSLPEHERRLFEETRYVMIAMADEVFLHLDWPGRAPWADKPLESVVFQTRDSGDRFFNRIDDALYGRAPASSQLLTVYLTALALGFRGRYAPLGTGEPETYRARIVDFLARTDPEIVRGEDLCPQAHEHTATDAPLKRLPSLSRGLLPFLVVLLGWIVIGEILWLYRTAELDKVLDRIEGAS; the protein is encoded by the coding sequence ATGGCTTCTCCGGGACGACCCGCGCTCAGCTCGAAGCACGCGACGCACCGCGACCAGCGCGTCCTCGTCGACGCGTTCTGCAACTTCCACGCGGACGTCGTCACGCAGAAGCGCCTCGTGGTCGCCTCGGGCGGCGCCCTCCCCCACGACGCCATCCAGCAGCGCCTGCTCGACGCCTTCGAGCAGCAGGCGAGCAAGATCCAGGGCTCGCTCCCCGAGCACGAGCGCCGCCTCTTCGAGGAGACCCGCTACGTCATGATCGCCATGGCCGACGAGGTCTTCCTCCACCTCGACTGGCCCGGCCGCGCGCCCTGGGCCGACAAACCCCTCGAGTCGGTCGTCTTCCAGACCCGCGACTCGGGCGACCGCTTCTTCAACCGCATCGACGACGCCCTCTACGGCCGCGCGCCTGCCTCCTCGCAGCTCCTCACCGTCTACCTCACGGCCCTCGCCCTCGGCTTCCGCGGCCGTTACGCGCCCCTCGGCACCGGCGAGCCCGAGACCTACCGCGCCCGCATCGTCGACTTCCTCGCCCGCACCGATCCCGAGATCGTCCGCGGCGAAGACCTCTGCCCCCAGGCGCACGAGCACACCGCGACGGACGCGCCGCTGAAGCGCTTGCCCTCCCTCTCCCGAGGCCTCTTGCCGTTCCTCGTCGTCCTGCTCGGCTGGATCGTCATCGGCGAGATCCTCTGGCTCTATCGCACGGCCGAGCTCGACAAGGTGCTCGACCGCATCGAGGGCGCCTCGTGA